The genomic region ACGACATGCGCCGGATATCAGCCTGGGTCGCGATCTGGGCCGTGCCCACCCTGCTGGCTGGCATCTACGGGATGAACTTCCGGCACCTGCCGGAGCTCGAGTGGGTCTTCGGCTACCCACTGGTCCTGGTGGTGATGGCCCTCATCTGCCTGGGGTTGTACCGGGCATTCCGGCGCAGCGGCTGGCTGTAGCCGGCCGGCGTCCCGCGTGACCACGACGGCGGTGCAGGGT from Actinomycetota bacterium harbors:
- a CDS encoding CorA family divalent cation transporter; amino-acid sequence: MLDRLAAESSTPAAERLKQRYRERRAYLLHLVELADGLGNLLANVLQANLTEVSVRQNDDMRRISAWVAIWAVPTLLAGIYGMNFRHLPELEWVFGYPLVLVVMALICLGLYRAFRRSGWL